One Desulfonatronum thiosulfatophilum genomic region harbors:
- a CDS encoding cation:proton antiporter: MASTVLQILSGGLCVAGAFFFLAGTVGLLRFPDSLSRIHALTKADNLGLGLIALALVLTGDSLSESLKIILIWLLALAASSSICFLIGQSIMRKKREGRT, encoded by the coding sequence ATGGCCTCAACCGTTCTGCAGATACTTTCCGGCGGCCTGTGCGTGGCCGGGGCCTTCTTTTTTCTGGCCGGCACCGTGGGCTTGCTGCGGTTTCCGGATTCCCTGAGCCGGATTCACGCCCTGACCAAGGCGGACAACCTGGGTCTGGGCCTGATTGCCCTGGCCCTGGTGCTCACCGGCGACTCGCTCAGCGAATCCCTGAAAATCATATTGATTTGGCTGTTGGCCCTGGCGGCCAGTTCGAGCATCTGCTTTCTGATCGGACAGAGCATCATGCGCAAGAAAAGGGAAGGGCGGACATGA
- a CDS encoding monovalent cation/H+ antiporter complex subunit F, whose protein sequence is MPSFYLGVACFLLATMLVGLVRVFRGPEQEDRVVAVQLFGTTGVAILLLLAAAFDVPAIRNAALVFALLAVLAVVAFVRGDIDNGDVEKDDRRTARGD, encoded by the coding sequence ATGCCGAGTTTTTACCTGGGGGTTGCCTGTTTTCTGCTCGCAACCATGCTTGTCGGACTGGTCCGGGTTTTCCGCGGTCCGGAACAGGAGGACCGGGTGGTGGCGGTGCAACTCTTCGGCACCACGGGCGTGGCCATCCTGCTGCTCCTGGCCGCGGCCTTCGATGTTCCGGCCATTCGCAACGCCGCCCTGGTCTTCGCCTTGCTGGCCGTGCTGGCCGTGGTGGCTTTCGTGCGCGGCGATATCGACAACGGCGACGTCGAAAAGGACGATCGGCGCACTGCACGCGGAGACTAG